From the genome of Triticum aestivum cultivar Chinese Spring chromosome 1A, IWGSC CS RefSeq v2.1, whole genome shotgun sequence:
ATTTTCATGTATCCTGAGCTAGTCAGTGGAGCTTTCTGCTTGTTTTTTCGTTGTTTACCTCTTTGGGGCTAGCTCAGACCCCTGTTGTAGGTTTTATTCTGCTTCTTTCTTTTCCTTGTACATTTATATTTGAAAAACAATAAAAATACACACAGCAAAGTCGTGTTGTTTCCGGTCAAAAAAACTTATGGAGGTTTATTGTTTTCATTTGTTCACTGTATTTTATGAATTTTTAATAACTTTTCATACTTCCCGGTAGCTGTACGTTGCTCCAATACATAGTAAAATATCACAGGATAGATGTCACAACCTTTCTCCTAATGATTCATTGAATGATCCTTTTCTTACTGACAAATTGTTGTAACTGGGAGGCTTGTTTCATAATATAACTGCAGAAGGTTTCTAGCACACAACGATGTGCCATCGAATCATTTATATTCTGATCCGTAGCTGTTTTCATACCCCAAATGCAGTTTTATAACACTTTGCTATCAGAAATTTACTTAGCAACACCAAAATATTATCAGGAACTTCTCAACAAAAAATTTAAAACCTAAAGATCCATTGACGTGCCCGGATTTTGAAAAGTAAGTACTGTTCCAGGGTTTAGTGTTGTTGCTTCAGTCCACGAACCGCGATTCCTTAAAAAGCAAGCTATTGGTTAGCGAGTTATAGATGATATATTAGTTGACTTCTGTTGTCAGAGAATATTTTAAATTAGTTAACCATAACAAGGATTTATGAAAGCTTATATTCCACAAAGACATTATTTTGCATAAAACTCATCCGCCCTTTCAACTGAGTCAAAGTGTTCCCCAAAATCAAACAGTCGTATCGTGTCTATCTGCAAAGAAATCTAATCAGTTTTGTAATTAAATATTCTGTGAGAACAAAAGGGTGACCTCAGCTCATTCACTTTTCCTGTACATTATTAGTTTCAAATCTACAAGTTGTCAAGAGGCAGTTTGCCCTTTGTATATATGTACCTTTGGCCATGCCGAACAGCCTTCCCTGTACTTTATCTGCCCAAATATATATTCAAACAATATTTTACACATATTACTGGTCTAGTTGTCAAACTAGATTATGGCTGAAATTTTAGTGAAAGCAATGTGTAGGTGTATGTTAAGGTCTGAAAGTGAAAGTCCTCAACTTTTCTGTTGCAACTACGACAAAGGACAAAGAACCGTTCTTTGTCTCTATAATCTCTGATCCTTGTCACTGGAGACGGGCACGCCCATGGATAAGAAATGAGAGTTCATGTGCATAGGGGCTGCTTGATCATCATGATCCAGAATCTTGTCCGACTGGAGTCAAAACTGGAAGATTCGAGCCCACGGCCCCGCGCTCAATATAATACTTATGCATGGGGGCAAATTCAATGGGGCTCATCACTCTTATACTGTCTGAACGAGTGGTCATGTTAGAGCTTCATAGTTCATACTGATGAAACTTGCCCAAGGCTTGTAGCCATTTTGATTAGACACTTCAGATCAAAATAAGAAGCTCAGATGGAAATGGTTGCGCTTCCACACAAAACCCTGCTGGCAAGGTCTCCCTTTGCAGATTAATGAGATTGAAAGGGATGCAGCTTCTGATCTTCACCTTGGAAGCAGTTCTACACCTGTGCCTCTGCAGCTCCCCGTCTGCTGCAATCTGTACCTGTCAAGTTCAGAGGGAAAAAAGGATGGTCGCAGAATTCTAGGTAAATGATTCACCTGCAAGGTGTAATCTGCCACACAATATAGAAGATCAACAAGGACTGCAAACACAACTTCTTCTTGTGGGGGATCACCAGAGCATCTTGTCTCATCGCCCTCGGGTTGTAGGCGGTTGGAGTTTGCTTGTATCCTGTACTAACTTGTGTGTTCTCCTGCATATCCGTGGAAAAAGATATTTTCCAAGTCTCTCATCCAACCTTAGCCACTCTAGAAATGTTGACAACTGCTACACAATCTGTCATCCAACCGTAGCCACTCTAGAAATGTAGACATATGCTACACAATTGGACTTGCTACCTAGTGTAGTGGTTCTTACAACTTCTGAAAAAGTGGTTTGTTACATGTTATCCACACATTAGACTCCAGATAGTCACATCATGGCTACTTATTTGTGGAGTATCTAGACCACCTCAGCTTGAAGATGATCGCAGCTCAGATTTTGACATATGGACATCACGATACCAACTACTCCTATTCCCATAGGCAGCCGTAGCAGTCAGTGTGATAAATTCAGTGAGCATTCTGCCTTGCTATACGGGTTTTGTTACAGTAAGAATTGTCTCTTACCGATAAGCTTATCATTTCTTAAGGAGAGATAACTTTCCAAGCAATCTTGTGACAAAGCATATTCTATGTTATTTTTGCAAAGCACAATTATTGATCAAATTAATGATAATCCTCTATTAGTTGAATAAATTGTTTGGCTTTCAACCATGCCTTTTCTTGGAAGGGCAAAACCGGTAATTTTGTTAAGAAAAGACAAAGTGTGTTCTAGATACTAGTTGCATAAATTATTTGGTTTTCAACCATGCCTTTTCTTGGAAGGACAAGAATGGTTGTTTCCTTGAGAAAAGAAAACGTCTTATATCTTCCTAATGTGTGGGAGAAATGCAAATGTCATAATAGCTCGTAATAATGCTCCTCTGAGAATCTCTTATTTTTTTAATGTCAAAGTGATAGTTTTGTGGACCTCGGTTGAAATATGAATCTCCAGTTAACCCTCTCCATAAGAGTAGTTTCAAAGTTCAAATATATTGCACACTTAGCCTAGCATtataaataatattttttaaaattattgGAATAGAAGGAAACATGATATAATATTGGAGGTTGATGGGACAAGCAATAGATAACAATCCAATCCAAACGTGTTCTCTGATACTTAACATGTTTGAGTTTATTTTATCAAACCCGATGATTACTTGCTTGATTGGCCGACCACTACTATATATGTGGTACTTGCTATTTGTTCCCTCTTTGCCTCATCACTCCAAGACCCCTCCCTTTCCTTGACATGGAGCTTGAGCTTAGTCTAGGCGATCTTCCAGCTCCAGTGAAGGCCAGCACCATGCCTGCGTCGGCGACAtgccaaggagaagaccacgacgaCCTTGCGCTAGGGCTACGAGTAACGGCTACCCAAAGAGCTGACCAAGATAACCAGAGGATAAGCATAGAAACTGCGGAGGGAGAAGAAGATAGCGACGAAGCATGCCGCGAACTGCCTGTCAGAGCAAGCCCTTTTCGCCAAGCCTCTTCACAAACAGGTGAGTTGAAGAGAATCCTGCGGAACAAGCTGTTGAATTGATCGGTTTTCGGTTCCCATCCCAGTAGGTCTATCCATATGTTGCTATGTGCTCGTAGCTTCTGTGTCTGTAAAAGTCTTTGTATGCTGATGAGTCTTTTTATCTGTACAGCGAGTGCGAATTCACGCGGGTTTGATGTGAACGCTGCTGTTCCGGTGGATGGCAGAGCATCGATAGCGAGGTCTTTGCCACCGCCGTCCATGCATATGGAGGTTCCTGTGGCACAGGGAGTTGATGAGGAAGGTTCAGAGGACGAAGACAATGGAGGTGGAAGGGTGAGGAAGAAACTGAGGCTGTCCAAGGAACAGTCTGCGTTTCTAGAGGGTAGCTTCAAAGAGCACAGCACGCTAACCCTGGTATGCACCTTCTGCCTGCATATTTTCCTAATCGATCAAAATAAGTGGATGATATAGCTGGATATTCATTCGGCATATATACAGGAACAGAAGAGCTGTTTAGCCAACCGGCTGAGCCTTCGACCGCGCCAAGTTGAGGTCTGGTTCCAAAACAGAAGAGCCAGGTATGTAACAAAATTTATATAGCAGTAATTTATATACCATTTTTTGATGTCACCATTTTCCAAAACAGAAGAGCGAGGAAATCTAACACCATGTTTATCACAGGACGAAGCTGAAGCAGACGGAGGCGGACTGCGAGCGCCTGAAGCGCTGCTGCGACGCGCTGGCACGGGAGAACCGTAAGCTCCAGCGGGAGGTGGCGGAGCTGCGCGCCTCCCGTGCCCCGTACCCGCTCTACAATCTGAATCACCACCTGTCTGGGTTCAGCACGGTGCTcccagcgggctcatcatgtgacGCCACCACCCgttccacagtctccgccgtgtcaTCCCCGGGACCGTCGCTGGTGTCCACCTTGTTTCCCGGCAGGCCTCACTTTGGCCCCTTCACCGTCAGCCACCCGGTGCTCCCCCTCTGCCACCAGCCCTCGGCGACATTGTGACATGGCTGGCTAGCCCGGCCGGCCCGTTCATGTTGCCTAAGTTATGTAAATAGTCTGTCAGCAGTGATGTACATACATAGAAAGGAGTCGAAAACCATGTATGCATCTACTTTGTAAACTCTATAGTTTAGCCAGTTTTATAACGGTAGATAAGCTCGCTTATGGTAGGTGTGGAATTTGCTATTACGTGGCTGACTTTGGAAACTTGATTTGGCTTTGTAAAATATATGATCAATGATGTGGTTTGTAGAGGTGTCATCCTGGCAATTGTCAGGAGATCTCTAATTCCCATTTGTGTACCAGTCACAGTGTAGCACATGCCATTTCCTGGTTAAACATTAACTGTGACCTAATGACTCTGCATGCTGGCTGAAAATAACAATGAAATTGATGATGCGGACCTCTGCAAATTACAATCATTGAGGCTGTATCACTGTCACTACGTATGCGTATGTGTAGGAGAATTTGCCAGTTATGAAACTTCTCTTGGTGGTTGCGTGATTGCCGGCAAAAAGAAACAAAGGAGAGGGAGCATGCAACGTGTAGCAACACTGGCCAAATAATCAAACTGATGTATGGAATTCTGGGTTCCCGCCGGACGCCGTCAGCATCAAGTTGGATATGCGCCGCACACCTGTCACCTAAGTGTACACTACGTTAGAATTATGTCGATTATCTATATAGGGATATAGTTTGGACTTTGGACTCGGAATATGCAGAGGGTTAGGTTTTTAGTTCAAACATATGATAGTCAGGACTATTAATCAAGTGCACTGTCGCATGGCCAAAAGAGACTAAACGAAGCTGTTGGCTAGACAGGAGATCACGAAGGGGATGGTCCGGGCGGCTGTGCCAAGGGTATCTGGACAGGCCATGGGGCATTGAGATGTGTCTGATGGCCATGGCCAACTTGTCGTCGATCCGTATTATGTGATTTAGTTCATGGAAGGAGCACCCATAGTCATGCTCCTAGGGTATGTATAGCGATGTTGATATATTTGGTTAACATACACGTATCATCTCCCTGTTCTTAGAAAAAACATATCATCTCTCTCATCTACTTTTAGTAATGATCTATTTGCATCTTTTGTAACACACTTTTCAATGTCAAGCATTGTAAGATAAGATAAGCTTGGCGATTACGCACGTCGAGACAAGGGGAGAGACACAGGAAGTTGACAGCGCCAggtctggcttacacctgttgaaGTGGACGACCAGCTACAACACTAGAGTAGCATATATTCGCACTCGAAGCTTTGATTGGGTGCTCACATGCCGACGACGACGGCGACACGTGTGCGCGCTCGCTGTCGCAAATGATCCATCCAACGTCGACGCAAACACTTACGCGATCTGAAATCTGAACATCCAATCAATGAATAGTAGATGTTCTGCAGAAAATTATTGAAGACTTTGCTTCTAGAGGTTTGCCACAACACCCTATTCTGAATAACATGCCTTGTCCGGTGCTCTAAATCGCAGATGACACCCTGATTGTATTGAAAGGAGAATCTTTTTTTGAAGGGTATTGAAAGGAGAATTTAACGAAGCCAGGCTTCTGAAGGAGGTTTTGGATGCTTTTGCAAACACCAGGGGGCTGCCCATCAATATTGATGATACTGATATAGTTGCCATATCTCAAGTGTCAACAGATCAAGTAAACAATTCTCAGTTTCAAGAGATCAAGTAAAAACAATTCTACCCATAAGCAACGATGATGCTGTGGTTAGCTTTACATAAATAGACATGTGACGTCTTTTAGATCTACTAAATCACCATTGTCTTCATCTTCCTGGCCCACATCCTTCACTTGCAGTTTGTTCTTATGAATATTTAGGAATGATAGGTGTTGCATCAAATTGTAGCTTTCAGAAAACATCAAAGCAATCCAAAACCTCCTTGGAACTGAGATAGATATAGGGGATCAGGTAATACATAACCAGATGGAGTCTCAAGGAGCCTATGGAACATTCTCCGTGGCGGGGCTAAACCAGAAATATTTTCTTGATTTTGCCACTAAGCAAGGCTTAACCATATAAAGTTGTCCTTTCTCTAGCTCGAGGTCAGACCTTCCTTTGTATCCCATGGAAACCTACAACCATTCATGTCGGGTATGTCTACATAATCGAGCAATTCATGTCTGGGTTATGCTTTGGTTTCCAGTTTGTTGTTGCTTTGAACTGATAGTACTTACGCCCTCTGTTCCAGTTTGATTTAAACTgccaaaatgtcttatatttagaaacggaggtagtactacttgAGAAATTGTTTTTCTGTACtctctccggtcctttttactctgcatattagaattctctgaagtcaaacttcacaaagtttgaccgcatttatatgaaaaaatatcaacatctgccatgctaaagttatacaatatgaaactttaagtcatgacacatctattgACAATGTTCAAGAAAGCGTTTTTAGGCGCCGCTTAAGCGCGCTTAAGCGCTAAGCGATAGCTAAACGCTTCGCTTCTGCCCTAGGCGGAAGTTTTAGCGTTAAGCGAAAAAAAGCGGGATTTAGCGGCCACTTTAGCGCTGAGCGCTGGCTAAGCGGTCGCTGAGCGCGCTTAAGCATTCAAAAAGCAAGGAATGGGCCACGGACTGGAGGTAAAAGGTGGGTATAAAGGCCTGGCCCAATACTGGCCTGTTCGGCTAGGGTTTACTGGGTTAGAAGGGGAGTGGGGAGAAGAGAGCTCCAGTCCAGATGCTCCTGTTCTGCATCCAACTCAGCTCCATGCATTCTTCCTCCTCGTCCCCGGACTGGATCTGAACTACTGCTTGGGCTGGGATGGGGCTGCTGtttgactgctgctgctgctgctgtttggttgctgctgttgtttggttgctgctgctgctgccatttATCTTATATGCTCTAAGATAATAGTATGCATTTATGCTTGCTGTTGAACCACTGGACCTTATCCTTATGTGTTATTTGACTATTTGTTGTGGTGTGTGAACCACTGAACCTCAACCCTATATGCTATTTCAGATTTTCAGTTACCTATGTGCTATATTTCATGTTTTCTTGTGCATATTATTCAGAAACAGCCAAATTCTGGCCAAATAAAAAAACGCTTAATCCCGGTTAAGTTGCGCTTAAGCGGCCATTGCTCTAAGCTGTGGCCTTCCGCTCCGCTTACGCTTACCGCTTTCTTGAACATTGTCTATTGAtattgatttcagattgtgaatgttggtacttttttctataaagttggtcaaactttacgaggcttgacttcagtcaaatcttatatgtgaactaaaaaggaccggagagaATACTGTAATACTCAGAGGGATGTCTTATAGCTTTGAACTAATGGTACTCTAGCAATTATTGCTCTCCTGCTACCTCAGTACttctccgtctcataatgtaagatgttttatTAACACTCCATTAGTACTCACATATAAGATTCATTGGCCTGAATTAGTTAATTGGTTATTGTTTATTGTTCATACAATTGATTGCTCTGAATTGTTATTGTGTTATGACCTTCTAAACGTGCCGTTCCAAGCTCCATTCAATGCTGAATGTTCACAAATAAACCAACAGTTACAGTTTTATTTTGCTTCGAAAGCGGGCTAGCCTATTTGCAGTGGTCCAAAATAAATAAGTAGACCAATACGCCAAAATGTTACAAACAGATTTGGTCCTTGAATCTGTCTACCATCATCCTATTTACAATGCACCTGTTGTGGTAGGTGACAATTACTCAAGGTAGACCAAGCCTCTGTGCGATCTAAATTTCTCCGAAGGCCCAATTATTTTTGTGCCGCAACCGCTTTATAAACCCATTTTGATtcgtgacttgctactgtctgAGAAAAGAGTGGTCGTTACTCAACTTCAAGTCTGTAAATACACTACTGCCCTATATTTGCATTTCCTTTGTTTAGGCGCATATTGTTAGACAACGTGACAGCCCTCATCGTATGCGCCAAGGGATTAAAAAACCGAAGCTTCTAGCGTAGGATAGACTAGAAATCTGTTATGGTTTATTTTCCTGTTAAACTAGATATCTATCTCTTAGTCTATCTCTTGTTCTCCAAGTTTGTAATCCCAACAACTTGTACGCTATCAGGGAGGTTGCGACCCTGCATATAAACACGAAGCCGTCGGCCCTGGCAAAGGCACGACGTTCCCAACCTTTctcacatggtaatcagagcctaaCTCTTCCATTCATCTAGCCCTAGCCCTCCATCGCACCAGCTTCCGCCATGGCATCCTCCAGCTCATCCAACTCCACCCTCACCGGCCAAATTACCGAGAAGCTCACCCGCACAAACTTCATCCTCTAGCGCACACAAATCACTCCGCAGCTCAGAGGCGCGGGCGTCTATGACTATGTTGACGGCACCACGCCGGAACCAGCCAAGACCGTCGTCACCAAGGACAAGGACGGGAAGGAGGCGACCACACCAAACCCCCTTCATCCGATCTGGTTCCGGGAAGATCAGCAGGTACTTGGTTATCTTCTGAACAATCTTTCCAAGGAGGTACTCGTGCAGGTGACCTCGATCTGCCATGCACACGAGCTTTGGACAGTGCTGGCGAACATGTTTTCGTCTCAGTCGCTGTCCCGCATCAACAACATCCGCTTCGCACTTGCGAACGCACAGAAGGGAAACCAGTCGGTAGCGGCCTTCTTCGCGCACATGCGCTCCCTTGCCGACGAGCTTGCTGCTGCAGGCAAGCCACTCGATGACGACGAGCTCATCTCCTACATCACGGCCGGCCTCGACATGGAGTATCAACCCCTCGTCTCCGCCCTCGACGCCCGCACTCAGCCCGTCACCCTTGATGAACTGTATGCTCAGATGAGCAACTTCGATCAAAGGGTGGCGCTATTCCAGGGCACAAACTCAGGTGGTGGCGGCTTCAAGTCCTCCGCCAACGCTGCCATGCGCGGCCGAGGTGGCGGCTCACGCTACCGCGGGCCAACCCGCGgcaaggggaacaacaacaacacccGTGGCGACCGCGGTGATCGCGGCGACCGCGGCGACTCTCGCGGCAATGGTGGCCGGCCCTCCTACACCAACAACAGGGGCGGCCGCTGTAACTCCTCCAACAAGCGTCCCGACGCCACACGTTGCCAGATCTGTGGTAAACCTGGCCATACAGCGAAAGACTGCTGGTACAGGTATGATGATGACGGTGACTCATCCTCAGATGAGAAGGTGGTCGGGGCTGCTGATGGCTCATATGGAGTGGACACAAACTGGTATGTGGACAACGGTGCAACCAACCACATCACCGGTGAACTCGAGAAGGTGACCATGCGTGAGAAGTACCGCGGC
Proteins encoded in this window:
- the LOC123066285 gene encoding homeobox-leucine zipper protein HOX7, with translation MELELSLGDLPAPVKASTMPASATCQGEDHDDLALGLRVTATQRADQDNQRISIETAEGEEDSDEACRELPVRASPFRQASSQTASANSRGFDVNAAVPVDGRASIARSLPPPSMHMEVPVAQGVDEEGSEDEDNGGGRVRKKLRLSKEQSAFLEGSFKEHSTLTLEQKSCLANRLSLRPRQVEVWFQNRRARTKLKQTEADCERLKRCCDALARENRKLQREVAELRASRAPYPLYNLNHHLSGFSTVLPAGSSCDATTRSTVSAVSSPGPSLVSTLFPGRPHFGPFTVSHPVLPLCHQPSATL